Below is a genomic region from Argiope bruennichi chromosome 11, qqArgBrue1.1, whole genome shotgun sequence.
AGGATTTGATACTTCTAATCATTTGGGGTGGCTTAGTTTCACCTTCGTGGCcaatattttaataggaattaggaatataatataatataagcgGCGAGTTTAAAACGTtttgaagtaagaaaattattgaaaaatgtttaggaAATTGAAGTGAACGAGGTTTAATATGTAAGAATttaattcgtaattttaaattattttgtatttaaatcccATCAATAGGTAGTTATATTTTTTCGGATGGATACATTACTAAATATTCATGCTGAGTTTCTCCCTCCCTTGAATCTCAAACCAGAGGAAACATAgaacaattaattaatagataatcTTTAATAAGTAACTCTTTGCTTAAGTCAGCAATTATAACTTGTAATGACTTTAATCAATAACTGAAGTATCTCCTTTatagtaaggggaaaaaaattggcGGATACCATATTAATGCAAACTTTCCAATGAGCAGAGtagattaaaattcatattaagattaaatttgatatttcagtGACATAAATCCCGGAAAACCCAAAGTTTTGCTATGACGGAAtccgataaaaagaaaaatttatactcgtaattatacttaaattaaaatattaatttaatagaacttttaaaatatccaatttctctgaataatattcatttattctcaTTTAGGGGGGATTGGAGTGAGTGACGGCTTATTGGGAATCAATATCTCAATGTAATTAAAAGCtgccattttctttcaaattccaaTTAGCTGTTTTTGCCATCAAAAGCAGTATTAGCTCCGTATCTGAGGCTCAATTATTTGACATTTCGTACTTGAAACGAACTTTTTCTCCCggttttggaattaaaatctCCAATCTGCCTCGTTCTTTTTTGGCTTTCTGTACATTAACTATTCCTCTAGTTGATGTAACAATTTGGAATCTCATTAAAAATACCTAGTTCAATTCGGTGTCTAATATTTATACATCCTAATgtgatacatataatttttactgaataaagaaGACGAATTCTTACTCTTCAGTTATCTAGAAATAACTTAGTTTGTTCTATATCGCAATTCGGAAATGGAAGTTTGAATAGCTTCATGTGAAGGAATTGCAATTGTCTTCgaatcaaaatgaatgaattaaaggcAGTAATCGGTTAGAATAAGGCTAGGAAAAACCTTTCAGAAATAGAATTGAATTAAGCTACTAagcatttgagataaaaaaaaaaatcgtactaaATTAAGCTATTTTGAACTTACttgaaattattcagataaatttcGTATTGCATTTTAtacttaagtatataaaaaaattatcttcataacacttaaaaatatgaaatgagttAAGGCAAAGatgttttttctgaaatcaaatttgtttattgtaaagaaaaacaaaagaggAATAATCTCTGTAGTCCattcccttttaaaatttaaaaattactaacagTTGCCCGCTCAAATGTTTTTATCTATTGGAAACtttctaaaatgcattaaaatctgcacatttaatgtggaagaaatattcataatcttTGAATATTCCACTCGAGTAGTTTCTAAGCGACGAAAATGCTATAATCATGTGGATTTTACATGGTACAGTCTAATATGACAGAGGAAACAGTGGCAGTTGCTCTCTTGTGCCCTCTTCTATAAATGAACAGAATGTTTAATGCAAATTTGACAAGTCTTTTGTGTAAGACTATCCAGTGGGAAACGTTTAAATCAAATATCTGTAATACTAGAAAGTTTCTGTTGAATTCACTGGCCTTTTCACTCATCAGTGAAATACGTCATAGAAGTCATCAATTTAACAAAATCGCCTGCCGTTGTTGGAGCTGTTCACTGCAAAGAACACTTTTTATGCTGTTCGCTTGAAACAGTGGCCAACTCCTGTAAGCAAAGCGACCGCCTTTTCTCTTGACGAAAATATGGATGGCAGCTATCTGGATGGCCacgaaattttttctttcgtACAGAAGTAATATCGGTGAGTTacgatatttataattatcatatcgTGATGAATGTTGGATATAATCATGTGATTATATCTATGGTAATTATAACTgtaaaaatgtacacattttttttcactaggCATTGACAGACAGTACAACATGGCCTATATCCATGTCATTTTGCTTGATAAAGGCACTACGTCAACCACCAGTAGTGTTGCTTTCTGTTCCATGCACTTGATTGTCCACCCCAAATATGCTGGATGCGAGGAAGTATTCCTTACAGGTGATGTTGAAGGTGATGAGACAATTCAAGGGCGCAGTAAGTTCgctatttatattaacaaaacgGCATGGAATTTGAAAACCATTAATTGGTTCatctagaaattaaattactGGAGGCTGCAAAGAGATGCGAaacataattatcttaaaatatttattgaaacagatGCAGCCCTATTGGCTACTTACCATAATGAATTACCGGAATTCAAACGCCTGTCATACGCGTTTCTGAGTATAGGATTCAAAGTAATTGAACGTCTTAGAATGGAATCACCCAGTGACCCTCGTTATGAGGGAAATACTCCATGGCCAGGAACCGTTTGAAACTAGATTCCAGCATCTACGCAGGACAAAAATGCTTCTAGGTAATTCTGTTGTCTCTGCATGGCTTGTGGTAAACTTTCTAGAATGAccaaatttattaagttaaatgaaTGCCCTTTCAGTTCCAGCCATAAAGTATCTACATATGTGTAGTAGGTATCTAGATGTCCTGGAAAGAACGTCATTGAAGTAATATCGGTAAGTTGTGCGAATTGTCACACCATCAAATGATTTCCAATCATTGGCTTGGATTATCGAATGAGAACCATAACAATGTACTTCTATTTGTTTTAGGTATTCTTCTGTCAGACAACTCATGGCCGTTGATGCTACTTTTCCGGTTAAAAAGTATGTCATCACCATCGATAATACGCTTTTCAAGGTCCAAAAACGTCTTCACTAGAAAGCAGTTCTTTATACGGGGAGGATATTCCCTTCAGATGAGTTCGAAGTACATGGAATTCAAAGGCATGGTAAGTTTctgaattataacaataaaactaCCACAGAGAGACACTCGATAACCATTTTATTTGGTTTCTCCAGAAAGTATATCGGTGGCAGTTAAAGATAAATAAACCATAATTTCctggaaataattattgaaatatctacAGTAGTTTTACCTAAGAAAAGAGTTGATATACTTATTTCACGATATCAACTTCTAAACGTAATTGTCGAAGTAATCGGCCTAGGTAAGGCTTTCTTCATGGTGTATACTAAGGAAATATTGCATGGACAGAAACTTTTTCAAACATACGC
It encodes:
- the LOC129957568 gene encoding uncharacterized protein LOC129957568, whose protein sequence is MAAIWMATKFFLSYRSNIGIDRQYNMAYIHVILLDKGTTSTTSSVAFCSMHLIVHPKYAGCEEVFLTGDVEGDETIQGRSILLSDNSWPLMLLFRLKSMSSPSIIRFSRSKNVFTRKQFFIRGGYSLQMSSKYMEFKGMI